One segment of Mastomys coucha isolate ucsf_1 unplaced genomic scaffold, UCSF_Mcou_1 pScaffold23, whole genome shotgun sequence DNA contains the following:
- the Eif3g gene encoding eukaryotic translation initiation factor 3 subunit G, whose translation MPTGDFDSKPSWADQVEEEGEDDKCVTSELLKGIPLPTGDTSPEPELLPGDPLPPPKEVINGNIKTVTEYKIEEDGKKFKIVRTFRIETRKASKAVARRKNWKKFGNSEFDPPGPNVATTTVSDDVSMTFITSKEDLNCQEEEDPMNKLKGQKIVSCRICKGDHWTTRCPYKDTLGPMQKELAEQLGLSTGEKEKLPGELEPVQAAQNKTGKYVPPSLRDGASRRGESMQPNRRADDNATIRVTNLSEDTRETDLQELFRPFGSISRIYLAKDKTTGQSKGFAFISFHRREDAARAIAGVSGFGYDHLILNVEWAKPSTN comes from the exons ATGCCGACTGGCGACTTTGA CTCGAAGCCCAGCTGGGCCGACCaggtggaagaggagggagaggacg ACAAGTGTGTCACCAGCGAGCTCCTGAAAGGAATCCCTCTGCCCACCGGTGACACCAGTCCAGAGCCCGAGTTACTGCCCGGAG ACCCACTGCCACCTCCCAAGGAAGTCATCAATGGGAACATAAAGACGGTGACTGAGTACAAGATagaggaagatgggaagaagTTCAAG ATTGTCAGAACCTTCAGGATTGAGACCCGGAAGGCATCAAAGGCTGTGGCAAGGAGAAAG AATTGGAAGAAGTTTGGCAACTCAGAGTTTGACCCACCGGGGCCCAATGTGGCCACTACTACAGTCAGTGATGACGTCTCCATGACATTCATCACTAGCAAAGAG GACCTAAACtgtcaggaggaggaggacccaATGAACAAGCTCAAGGGCCAGAAGATTGTGTCTTGCCGCATTTGCAAGGGCGACCATTGGACCACCCGTTGCCCCTACAAGGACACACTAGGACCCATGCAGAAGGAGCTGGCTGAGCAACTGGGCCTGTCTACtggggagaaggagaaactgccaggag AGCTGGAGCCCGTGCAGGCTGCCCAGAACAAGACAGGGAAGTATGTGCCCCCTAGTCTCCGGGACGGAGCCAGCCGCCGTGGGGAGTCTATGCAGCCAAACCGCAGAG CTGACGACAATGCCACCATCCGTGTCACTAACCTGTCTGAGGACACTCGTGAGACTGACTTGCAGGAACTCTTCCGGCCTTTTGGCTCCATCTCCCGAATCTACTTGGCCAAGGACAAGACCACTGGGCAGTCAAAG GGTTTTGCTTTTATCAGCTTTCACCGCCGGGAGGATGCTGCACGTGCCATTGCAGGGGTGTCTGGCTTTGGCTACGACCATCTTATCCTCAATGTCGAGTGGGCCAA gCCATCAACGAATTAA